The Budorcas taxicolor isolate Tak-1 chromosome 5, Takin1.1, whole genome shotgun sequence genome includes a window with the following:
- the LOC128048283 gene encoding collagen alpha-1(I) chain-like, producing the protein MRPAAPGRRPGGVLFNFPLRYLLTIGLVPVFSLRWSLPPALGCIPKQPDSGKTRARRAGGRYRPHTVHGLGLDQKDLGPPRAAPGSRVSEGARGLARTRAGRGSPRGGSREGEARRPAADRPGPPPLPAHTRHPDRPTDPRLPVAPPGGGGGGGRRPAGGGRRGRGRGGAGSTSRLPRNGRGAGRRRGGRGREGRGTRGRRSPSGRRTRRAPPIFPPPPPPPPPSRRELRGANRGAAAARGESAQRRADAAASRGSPPRHASPGRGRARGLGLGREPPVPTGRGPRGVWPGSGHGPRTHGAGEAAAGVGVGGAPAGRRDTPPPRAGRRTTADRKTRPHPRHHRGPPPPRGARPSPTPDTPRAATPKGRLRRDEALPGTREGRAHAPHTATGHATTAGQPPPDGRGGSDRGAPRRAPPRPLGGRRSPGETGGTWKGEGGRGARRAPTGHRPDADHRPPTTAPPPEAARGPRRCRPVTHGGPPPRAGRPPPGGPRRAPDSQPHRPPPERGRAQSGGTTDDDRPRRTGPGPAAREATGQGERPRDGESRRPSRRTARETRPEDPRRAGSAGRGGGEAVVAGATGDSQVRPSSQRSARAVGRPRRGRSEGLTKPSNRAGRRRPGGEDAATGPRGGRDRGPPSRARASAPGRGAPPRPARDGGGGGGDDDTGDGSGPRRAREARHTGARPRGAADGEGTEADGRTERGTDGMRPRGADTTRPAAEVGWPRATARGTAQSDPGEGTRVGRRGPPRDLTATGPPGTGAVPRHHPGTTAWRPHPRGAHAHRHPRSRSRPGENTLPPHTGAPSSPPTALTRAGPPAPPPSLRAPRALLRPGTPPARQRPGDDTHVRRGEAGSGPDRGPERGRSHARDEERRGRRRRRGGAGKHARRGPRDRDAGAVRGPEERDRARGRAPRNTSAGSHRHPHARAVPRRPGRRPAPAIPGAWPTTRPRRQGRRAVHPSSAIHPRQVRLPSESEPRGATPRAQRSRARRPGP; encoded by the exons ATGCGCCCGGCGGCGCCCGGTCGCCGGCCGGGGGGCG TTCTTTTCAactttcccttacggtacttgttGACTATCGGTCTCGTGCCGGTATTTAGCCTTAGATGGAGTTTACCACCCGCTTTGGGCTGCATTCCCAAGCAACCCGACTCCGGGAAGACCCGGGCCCGGCGCGCCGGGGGCCGCTACCGGCCTCACACCGTCCACGGGCTGGGCCTCGATCAGAAGGACTTGGGCCCCCCACGAGCGGCGCCGGGGA GTCGCGTCTCGGAGGGCGCGCGCGGGCTCGCACGCACGCGCGCGGGGCGCGGGAGCCCGCGAGGAGGGTCCCGAGAAGGGGAGGCGCGGAGGCCCGCGGCCGACCGCCCCgggcccccccccctccccgcgcaCACGCGGCaccccgaccgaccgaccgacccccGGCTACCCGTCGCCCCTccaggaggaggcggcggcggcggccggcggccggcgggcggcgggcggagAGGGAGAGGccgaggcggggcggggagcaCGAGCCGGCTGCCACGGAACGGacggggcgcggggcggcggaGGGGTGGACGCGGGCGGGAGGGTCGGGGCACGCGCGGGCGCCGAAGCCCGAGCGGGCGACGGACGCGCCGCGCGCCCCCtatcttccccccgcccccaccaccgcccccgcCCTCGCGGCGGGAGCTCCGGGGCGCGAACCGCGGCGCGGCCGCGGCCCGGGGGGAGAGCGCGCAGCGGCGGGCAGACGCCGCGGCGTCCCGCGGGTCGCCGCCGAGGCACGCGTCCCCGGGGCGCGGACGCGCACGCGGACTCGGCCTCGGGCGCGAGCCGCCCGTCCCGACGGGGCGAGGGCCGCGGGGGGTGTGGCCGGGAAGCGGGCACGGGCCGCGGACGCACGGCGCCGGGGAAGCCGCCGCgggcgtgggggtgggcggggcgccaGCCGGGCGCCGGGACACGCCGCCGCCTCGGGCAGGACGGCGAACGACGGCGGACCGGAAGACgcgaccccacccccgccaccaccgCGGGCCCCCGCCGCCACGTGGCGCGAGACCGTCCCCAACCCCCGACACCCCGCGCGCAGCAACACCCAAAGGCCGCTTGCGGCGCGACGAGGCGCTCCCGG ggacgcgggaggggCGCGCGCACGCGCCGCACACGGCCACGGGCCACGCGACGACCGCCGGGCAGCCCCCTCCCGACGGCCGCGGCGGCAGTGACCGTGGCGCGCCACGCCGCGCGCCACCCCGGCCCCTCGGGGGACGGCGGAGTCCGGGGGAGACGGGAG GTACCTGGAAAGGGGAAGGCGGGCGAGGGGCACGGCGCGCCCCCACGGGCCACCGCCCCGACGCCGACCACCGACCGCCGACCACCGCGCCCCCGCCCGAGGCCGCGCGCGGGCCTCGGCGCTGCCGGCCCGTGACACACGGGGGGCCCCCGCCGCGCGCCGGTCGACCGCCGCCCGGAGGGCCCCGCCGGGCGCCGGACAGCCAGCCCCACCGGCCCCCCCCGGAACGGGGCAGA GCCCAGAGCGGCGGGACGACCGACGACGACCGGCCGAGGCGGACCGGTCCAGGGCCGGCGGCGCGGGAGGCGACGGGGCAGGGCGAGCGGCCCCGCGACGGGGAGAGCCGCCGCCCGTCACGCCGCACAGCCCGCGAGACGCGACCGGAGGACCCGCGCCGCGCGGGGTCCgcgggccggggtgggggagaggcggtCGTGGCCGGCGCCACGGGCg ATAGTCAAGTTCGACCGTCTTCTCAGCGCTCCGCCAGGGCCGTGGGCCGACCCCGGCGGGGCCGATCCGAGGGCCTCACTAAACCATCCAATCG GGCGGGGCGGCGGAGGCCGGGCGGCGAGGACGCGGCGACCGGCCCGCGGGGGGGGCGAGACCGGGGACCCCCGTCCCGCGCTCGGGCGAGCgcaccggggcggggggcgccccctCGTCCGGCacgcgacggcggcggcggcggcggcgacgacgACACGGGCGACGGATCGGGGCCGCGGCGGGCCCGGGAAGCGAGGCACACCGGGGCACGGCCCCGGGGAGCAGCAGACGGCGAGGGGACCGaggcggacggacggacggagagGGGCACCGACGGGATGCGGCCACGCGGGGCCGACACCACGCGACCGGCGGCGGAGGTGGGGTGGCCGCGCGCCACCGCGAGGGGAACGGCCCAAAGCGACCCGGGGGAGGGGACGCGAGTCGGCCGCCGGGGCCCACCGCGGGATCTCACCGCCACAGGCCCTCCCGGCACAGGGGCGGTCCCGCGGCACCACCCGGGGACGACCGCCTGGCGCCCCCACCCTCGCGGGGCTCACGCCCACCGCCACCCCCGGAGCCGCAGCCGGCCCGGGGAGAACACTCTCCCGCCGCACACcggcgccccctcctccccccccacGGCCCTGACGCGCGCggggccccccgccccgcccccctcgcTCAGGGCTCCGAGGGCACTGCTCCGCCCGGGGACGCCACCGGCCCGGCAGAGGCCGGGGGACGACACCCACGTGAGGCGAGGCGAGGCCGGCTCGGGCCCAGACAGGGGACCGGAACGCGGGCGGTCGCACGCGCGGGACGAGGAGAGGcgaggccggcggcggcggcggggaggggccggcaaGCACGCACGGCGGGGGCCGCGGGACAGGGACGCGGGCGCCGTCCGGGGACCAGAGGAAAGAGACCGGGCACGCGGCCGGGCCCCCAGGAACACCAGCGCGGGATCCCACCGCCACCCGCACGCGAGGGCGGTCCCGCGACGCCCGGGGCGCCGGCCGGCCCCGGCCATCCCCGGAGCGTGGCCCACGACCCGGCCCCGCCGCCAGGGCCGGCGAGCCGTCCACCCGTCTTCCGCCATCCATCCGCGACAGGTCCGTCTTCCGTCTGAGTCTGAACCCCGAGGCGCGACACCCCGGGCACAACGCTCTCGAGCGAGGCGGCCCGGACCGTGA